A single genomic interval of Corvus cornix cornix isolate S_Up_H32 chromosome 11, ASM73873v5, whole genome shotgun sequence harbors:
- the LOC104691842 gene encoding hepatocyte nuclear factor 4-beta-like isoform X3, translating to MKLCQSIMDMDMPDYVDSLDSSYTMLEFDNLRVLPNNTAEAIAAESANTSLLPNGVSSLCSICGDRATGKHYGASSCDGCKGFFRRSVRKNHVYSCRFNRQCVIDKDKRNQCRYCRLKKCFRAGMKKEAVQNERDRISIRRSSYEDNGSLSINVLTQAEAMAQQYLSLSPVHSTDIAMKKVATIHDVCESMKQQLLVLVEWAKYIPAFCELPLDDQVALLRAHAGEHLLLGVAKRSIPYTDFLLLGNDFIIPMHCPELEIARVATRILDELVKPLRDIQIDDNEYACLKAIIFFDPDCKGLSEPGKVKNMRFQVQVNLEDYINDRQYDSRGRFSDILLLLPPLQSITWQMIEQVQFVKLFGVARIDSLLQEMLLGGTTADLQYQSAPPSLNLEPLPGHVLQSNMSSVIHAAPDQAKHSTPLPAAGSVAPTLPRP from the exons ATGAAGCTTTGTCAGTCCATCATGGACATGGATATGCCAGATTATGTTGACTCCTTGGACTCCTCTTATACCATGCTGGAATTCGACAACCTTCGTGTGCTCCCCAATAACACCG CAGAGGCCATCGCGGCTGAGTCAGCAAACACCAGCCTGCTCCCCAATGGTGtcagctccctgtgctccatCTGTGGGGACCGGGCCACCGGCAAACACTACGGGGCCTCCAGCTGCGACGGCTGCAAAGGCTTCTTCAGGAGGAGTGTCCGCAAGAACCACGTCTACTCCTGCAG GTTCAACCGACAGTGTGTGATAGACAAAGACAAGAGGAACCAGTGCAGGTACTGCAGGCTGAAGAAGTGCTTCAGAGCTGGCATGAAGAAAGAAG CCGTGCAGAACGAGCGGGACAGGATCAGCATCCGCAGGAGCAGCTACGAGGACAACGGCTCTCTCTCCATCAATGTCCTCACTCAGGCTGAGGCCATGGCACAGCAG TATTTATCCCTGAGCCCCGTGCACAGCACAGACATTGCCATGAAGAAGGTTGCTACCATCCACGATGTGTGTGAGTCCatgaaacagcagctcctggtgctggtgGAATGGGCAAAATACATCCCGGCCTTTTGTGAGCTCCCCCTCGACGACCAG gttgccttgctcagagcccacgcaggggaacatCTGCTCCTCGGGGTAGCCAAGAGGTCCATCCCATACACTGATTTCCTGCTATTAG GGAATGATTTCATCATCCCAATGCACTGCCCAGAACTGGAAATCGCTCGTGTGGCCACCAGGATCTTGGACGAGTTGGTGAAGCCCTTGCGGGACATCCAGATCGATGACAACGAGTACGCCTGCCTTAAAGCCATCATCTTCTTTGACCCAG ACTGCAAAGGCCTGAGTGAGCCCGGCAAGGTGAAGAACATGCGCTTCCAGGTGCAGGTGAACCTGGAAGATTACATCAACGACCGCCAGTACGACTCCCGCGGCCGCTTCAGCgacatcctgctgctgctgccgccccTGCAGAGCATCACCTGGCAGATGATCGAGCAGGTGCAGTTTGTGAAGCTCTTTGGTGTGGCCAGGATCGACAGCttgctgcaggagatgctgctgggag GAACCACTGCTGATCTCCAGTACCAGTCAGCACCTCCCAGCCTCAACCTGGAACCGCTGCCGGGACATGTCCTGCAAAGCAACATGAGCTCTGTGATCCACGCTGCTCCAGACC aggcaaagcacagcacccCCCTGCCTGCAGCCGGATCCGTCGCTCCCACCCTTCCCCGTCCGTGA
- the LOC104691842 gene encoding hepatocyte nuclear factor 4-beta-like isoform X2: protein MKLCQSIMDMDMPDYVDSLDSSYTMLEFDNLRVLPNNTEAIAAESANTSLLPNGVSSLCSICGDRATGKHYGASSCDGCKGFFRRSVRKNHVYSCRFNRQCVIDKDKRNQCRYCRLKKCFRAGMKKEAVQNERDRISIRRSSYEDNGSLSINVLTQAEAMAQQYLSLSPVHSTDIAMKKVATIHDVCESMKQQLLVLVEWAKYIPAFCELPLDDQVALLRAHAGEHLLLGVAKRSIPYTDFLLLGNDFIIPMHCPELEIARVATRILDELVKPLRDIQIDDNEYACLKAIIFFDPDCKGLSEPGKVKNMRFQVQVNLEDYINDRQYDSRGRFSDILLLLPPLQSITWQMIEQVQFVKLFGVARIDSLLQEMLLGGTTADLQYQSAPPSLNLEPLPGHVLQSNMSSVIHAAPDPSPETSLPSPSASTGSEDYKLGSSAGPSTVVQLLPQTVIPKQEIL from the exons ATGAAGCTTTGTCAGTCCATCATGGACATGGATATGCCAGATTATGTTGACTCCTTGGACTCCTCTTATACCATGCTGGAATTCGACAACCTTCGTGTGCTCCCCAATAACACCG AGGCCATCGCGGCTGAGTCAGCAAACACCAGCCTGCTCCCCAATGGTGtcagctccctgtgctccatCTGTGGGGACCGGGCCACCGGCAAACACTACGGGGCCTCCAGCTGCGACGGCTGCAAAGGCTTCTTCAGGAGGAGTGTCCGCAAGAACCACGTCTACTCCTGCAG GTTCAACCGACAGTGTGTGATAGACAAAGACAAGAGGAACCAGTGCAGGTACTGCAGGCTGAAGAAGTGCTTCAGAGCTGGCATGAAGAAAGAAG CCGTGCAGAACGAGCGGGACAGGATCAGCATCCGCAGGAGCAGCTACGAGGACAACGGCTCTCTCTCCATCAATGTCCTCACTCAGGCTGAGGCCATGGCACAGCAG TATTTATCCCTGAGCCCCGTGCACAGCACAGACATTGCCATGAAGAAGGTTGCTACCATCCACGATGTGTGTGAGTCCatgaaacagcagctcctggtgctggtgGAATGGGCAAAATACATCCCGGCCTTTTGTGAGCTCCCCCTCGACGACCAG gttgccttgctcagagcccacgcaggggaacatCTGCTCCTCGGGGTAGCCAAGAGGTCCATCCCATACACTGATTTCCTGCTATTAG GGAATGATTTCATCATCCCAATGCACTGCCCAGAACTGGAAATCGCTCGTGTGGCCACCAGGATCTTGGACGAGTTGGTGAAGCCCTTGCGGGACATCCAGATCGATGACAACGAGTACGCCTGCCTTAAAGCCATCATCTTCTTTGACCCAG ACTGCAAAGGCCTGAGTGAGCCCGGCAAGGTGAAGAACATGCGCTTCCAGGTGCAGGTGAACCTGGAAGATTACATCAACGACCGCCAGTACGACTCCCGCGGCCGCTTCAGCgacatcctgctgctgctgccgccccTGCAGAGCATCACCTGGCAGATGATCGAGCAGGTGCAGTTTGTGAAGCTCTTTGGTGTGGCCAGGATCGACAGCttgctgcaggagatgctgctgggag GAACCACTGCTGATCTCCAGTACCAGTCAGCACCTCCCAGCCTCAACCTGGAACCGCTGCCGGGACATGTCCTGCAAAGCAACATGAGCTCTGTGATCCACGCTGCTCCAGACC cATCTCCTGAGACATCCCTTCCATCtccttctgccagcacaggaagTGAAGACTATAAACTAGGCTCTAGCGCAGGGCCCAGCACTGTagtgcagctcctgcctcagaCAGTGATCCCCAAGCAGGAGATTTTAtag
- the LOC104691842 gene encoding hepatocyte nuclear factor 4-beta-like isoform X1 has protein sequence MKLCQSIMDMDMPDYVDSLDSSYTMLEFDNLRVLPNNTAEAIAAESANTSLLPNGVSSLCSICGDRATGKHYGASSCDGCKGFFRRSVRKNHVYSCRFNRQCVIDKDKRNQCRYCRLKKCFRAGMKKEAVQNERDRISIRRSSYEDNGSLSINVLTQAEAMAQQYLSLSPVHSTDIAMKKVATIHDVCESMKQQLLVLVEWAKYIPAFCELPLDDQVALLRAHAGEHLLLGVAKRSIPYTDFLLLGNDFIIPMHCPELEIARVATRILDELVKPLRDIQIDDNEYACLKAIIFFDPDCKGLSEPGKVKNMRFQVQVNLEDYINDRQYDSRGRFSDILLLLPPLQSITWQMIEQVQFVKLFGVARIDSLLQEMLLGGTTADLQYQSAPPSLNLEPLPGHVLQSNMSSVIHAAPDPSPETSLPSPSASTGSEDYKLGSSAGPSTVVQLLPQTVIPKQEIL, from the exons ATGAAGCTTTGTCAGTCCATCATGGACATGGATATGCCAGATTATGTTGACTCCTTGGACTCCTCTTATACCATGCTGGAATTCGACAACCTTCGTGTGCTCCCCAATAACACCG CAGAGGCCATCGCGGCTGAGTCAGCAAACACCAGCCTGCTCCCCAATGGTGtcagctccctgtgctccatCTGTGGGGACCGGGCCACCGGCAAACACTACGGGGCCTCCAGCTGCGACGGCTGCAAAGGCTTCTTCAGGAGGAGTGTCCGCAAGAACCACGTCTACTCCTGCAG GTTCAACCGACAGTGTGTGATAGACAAAGACAAGAGGAACCAGTGCAGGTACTGCAGGCTGAAGAAGTGCTTCAGAGCTGGCATGAAGAAAGAAG CCGTGCAGAACGAGCGGGACAGGATCAGCATCCGCAGGAGCAGCTACGAGGACAACGGCTCTCTCTCCATCAATGTCCTCACTCAGGCTGAGGCCATGGCACAGCAG TATTTATCCCTGAGCCCCGTGCACAGCACAGACATTGCCATGAAGAAGGTTGCTACCATCCACGATGTGTGTGAGTCCatgaaacagcagctcctggtgctggtgGAATGGGCAAAATACATCCCGGCCTTTTGTGAGCTCCCCCTCGACGACCAG gttgccttgctcagagcccacgcaggggaacatCTGCTCCTCGGGGTAGCCAAGAGGTCCATCCCATACACTGATTTCCTGCTATTAG GGAATGATTTCATCATCCCAATGCACTGCCCAGAACTGGAAATCGCTCGTGTGGCCACCAGGATCTTGGACGAGTTGGTGAAGCCCTTGCGGGACATCCAGATCGATGACAACGAGTACGCCTGCCTTAAAGCCATCATCTTCTTTGACCCAG ACTGCAAAGGCCTGAGTGAGCCCGGCAAGGTGAAGAACATGCGCTTCCAGGTGCAGGTGAACCTGGAAGATTACATCAACGACCGCCAGTACGACTCCCGCGGCCGCTTCAGCgacatcctgctgctgctgccgccccTGCAGAGCATCACCTGGCAGATGATCGAGCAGGTGCAGTTTGTGAAGCTCTTTGGTGTGGCCAGGATCGACAGCttgctgcaggagatgctgctgggag GAACCACTGCTGATCTCCAGTACCAGTCAGCACCTCCCAGCCTCAACCTGGAACCGCTGCCGGGACATGTCCTGCAAAGCAACATGAGCTCTGTGATCCACGCTGCTCCAGACC cATCTCCTGAGACATCCCTTCCATCtccttctgccagcacaggaagTGAAGACTATAAACTAGGCTCTAGCGCAGGGCCCAGCACTGTagtgcagctcctgcctcagaCAGTGATCCCCAAGCAGGAGATTTTAtag